The following proteins are co-located in the Apium graveolens cultivar Ventura chromosome 5, ASM990537v1, whole genome shotgun sequence genome:
- the LOC141724273 gene encoding uncharacterized protein LOC141724273, giving the protein MAILPHNEVPNVYGEQSFKWLRLNLQVMHLIYCKSQVGAAIKMLHLKSCAAPLLGLNPICDMGLVIQDIIGLGTWVFHVKYIVVEPRPGKLTTSRGQLLFDEASIPFSHWTQYSRNDTSNESRYQSI; this is encoded by the exons ATGGCCATACTACCACATAATGAAGTTCCAAATGTCTATGGAGAGCAAAG CTTTAAGTGGCTTCGCCTCAATTTACAAGTCATGCACCTGATATATTGCAAGTCACAAGTTGGTGCCGCAATAAAGATGCTTCACCTCAAGTCATGCGCGGCGCCtttgttggggttaaacccaatatgtgatatgggtttggtgatacaagacataattggattag GGACATGGGTTTTCCACGTCAAATATATTGTTGTGGAGCCACGCCCAGGGAAACTTACCACGTCTAGGGGCCAGCTTTTATTTGATG AAGCCTCGATTCCTTTTTCGCACTGGACGCAATATTCTCGTAATGACACCTCAAATGAGTCAAGATACCAAAGTATATAA
- the LOC141661455 gene encoding transcription factor bHLH91-like, translated as MILNSDHSNECFDPSSIQDHQTLGLPNFSSPITYSQQDALGFEYHNQMGLEIDNQMIQENALSNWDVNQELNFTQQPHMGNNFTTHNQSFVNSESYFLTQTPCTQTNDMLNFSSISFTNPNQKFVFPGDVGNVSGSNVLFDPMNHLNLPPQTPLFRELFHQSFPGAKADGNGEFNNGVFEFGGNMNFSAKEREAKTTKHLGTERQRRVDLGGKYTILKELIPSPTKGDRASIVADGINYIKELQRTVNELKVMVEKKRYYRDRLRRHKIEDESGLEVESCKPNGEMGQAYNGPSLRSSWLQRKSKNIEVDVRIIDDEVTIKLVQQKRINSLLVVSKVLEELQLDLQHVAGGLIGDFYSFLLNSKICEGSSAYASAIANKLIDVVDRQYAASQSSSSY; from the exons ATGATCTTGAATTCAGACCACTCTAATGAATGCTTTGATCCATCTTCTATTCAAGATCATCAAACACTCGGTCTCCCCAATTTTAGTTCTCCTATAACCTATTCTCAACAAGATGCCTTAGGATTTGAGTACCACAACCAAATGGGCCTAGAGATTGATAACCAAATGATTCAAGAAAATGCTCTTTCTAACTGGGATGTTAATCAAGAACTTAACTTTACTCAACAACCTCATATGGGTAATAATTTTACTACTCATAACCAAAGTTTTGTAAACTCTGAGTCTTACTTTTTGACACAAACACCATGCACTCAAACAAATGATATGCTCAACTTTTCGTCGATTTCCTTCACAAATCCTAACCAGAAGTTTGTTTTCCCCGGGGATGTTGGTAATGTGTCTGGTTCAAACGTATTGTTTGACCCAATGAATCATTTGAATCTTCCTCCTCAGACTCCTTTGTTTAGGGAACTGTTTCATCAGTCGTTTCCGGGAGCCAAGGCTGATGGAAATGGAGAATTTAATAATGGGGTTTTCGAGTTTGGTGGCAATATGAATTTTTCGGCTAAAGAGAGGGAAGCTAAGACAACCAAACATTTGGGTACTGAGAGACAAAGAAGGGTTGATTTGGGTGGCAAGTACACTATTTTGAAGGAGTTGATTCCCAGTCCCACTAAG GGTGATAGAGCTTCAATTGTGGCTGATGGAATCAATTACATAAAAGAACTTCAAAGAACTGTAAATGAGCTAAAAGTTATGGTGGAGAAAAAGAGGTACTATAGGGACAGATTGAGAAGGCACAAGATTGAAGATGAATCTGGGCTGGAAGTGGAGAGTTGCAAGCCTAATGGTGAAATGGGCCAGGCTTATAACGGGCCATCACTCAGGAGTTCATGGCTTCAGAGGAAATCCAAGAACATTGAAGTTGATGTTAGGATTATAGATGATGAAGTTACTATTAAACTGGTTCAACAAAAGAGGATCAACAGTTTGTTGGTTGTGTCAAAAGTCCTTGAAGAGCTTCAGCTGGATCTTCAACATGTTGCTGGTGGCCTTATTGGTGATTTTTACAGTTTTCTGCTCAACTCAAAG ATATGTGAAGGTTCCTCGGCGTATGCAAGTGCAATAGCAAACAAGCTCATTGATGTTGTGGATAGGCAGTATGCAGCTTCTCAATCAAGTAGCAGTTACTAG
- the LOC141724272 gene encoding uncharacterized protein LOC141724272 yields MIIMHVKCKLNLFTNFTRSCSSFNSNSLYYFNTKITSFFKCGDIDSAVQVFDKISHKNLVSWNCMISGYVKNRKITDARKVFDSMPERNIVSWTAMLTGYVRYGDLDEARHFFDAISSKNVVCRNAMLSGYVSSGRMKEAREFFDAMPVKNSVTWATMIEGWFRQGVVSEAEVLFNCAPDRSVLVFNAMLSGYAERGDVDAAYKLFIGMRKRDVASWTSVIKCCLKNGELGRAQELFDEMPRKDIVVWTVMTRGYLDNDLIEEARKLFDGMPRRDVVTWNCMISGYVQNGMLRDALELFRDMPTRNIVSWNSILQGYVQHNDMVQAHKFFKDMPQKDRTSWNTMISGDQSEGALVMYVLMLQTGLQPDQGTLSSIMSACGTLAVHGFGRAVHSSVLKIGYETDATVTSTIISMYSKCGLLNDSVSVFERMVNMDTVAWNAIIVAHAYAGSAIEALNLFHRMVQYGFKPDNVTFLGLLVACSHSGMVDEGLNYFMSMERDWNLIPKAEHFACMIDLLGRSGYLFEAYELVKQLPADLPTYTWETLLSSCRVHNNYELAESVMQNLSCMKRPNAGTGVLLSNMYAARGMWNDTDIIRMSLEHNGLKKELACSWIEMKGQIYRFVYRDKSHPQAEYIKELESLSVVMKEPALRIY; encoded by the coding sequence ATGATTATTATGCATGTTAAGTGCAAATTAAATCTGTTTACTAATTTTACTAGAAGCTGCTCTTCTTTTAATTCTAATTCATTGTATTATTTCAACACGAAGATTACTAGCTTTTTCAAATGTGGTGATATTGATTCTGCAGTCcaagtgtttgataaaatatccCACAAGAATCTTGTCAGTTGGAATTGTATGATTTCTGGGTATGTCAAAAATCGGAAGATTACTGATGCTCGTAAGGTGTTTGATTCAATGCCTGAGAGAAATATTGTTTCTTGGACTGCTATGTTAACTGGGTATGTGAGGTATGGGGATTTAGACGAGGCGCGTCATTTTTTTGATGCTATTAGTAGCAAGAATGTTGTTTGTCGGAATGCAATGTTGTCAGGGTATGTAAGTAGTGGGAGAATGAAAGAAGCTAGGGAATTTTTTGATGCAATGCCGGTGAAGAATTCTGTGACATGGGCTACTATGATTGAAGGGTGGTTTCGCCAAGGGGTTGTGAGTGAGGCTGAAGTTTTGTTTAATTGTGCTCCGGATAGAAGTGTTTTGGTGTTTAATGCTATGTTGTCTGGATATGCTGAAAGGGGAGATGTTGATGCTGCGTACAAGTTATTTATTGGAATGCGTAAACGTGATGTAGCATCGTGGACAAGTGTGATAAAATGTTGCCTGAAAAATGGGGAGTTGGGGAGAGCGCAGGAATTGTTTGATGAGATGCCTAGAAAGGATATTGTTGTTTGGACAGTTATGACAAGGGGTTATTTGGATAATGATCTCATCGAAGAGGCTCGTAAATTATTTGACGGCATGCCTCGTCGAGATGTTGTTACGTGGAACTGTATGATCAGTGGTTATGTACAGAATGGCATGTTGAGAGATGCTCTTGAGTTGTTCAGGGACATGCCAACGCGAAATATAGTGTCCTGGAATTCTATACTGCAAGGTTATGTGCAACATAATGATATGGTTCAGGCCCACAAATTTTTTAAGGATATGCCACAAAAAGATAGAACTTCATGGAATACTATGATTTCTGGAGATCAAAGTGAGGGAGCTTTGGTTATGTATGTCCTGATGTTGCAAACTGGACTTCAACCTGATCAAGGGACACTATCCAGTATAATGTCAGCCTGTGGCACACTTGCTGTACATGGTTTTGGAAGAGCAGTGCACTCTTCTGTGCTTAAGATTGGATATGAAACTGATGCTACAGTAACAAGTACAATAATATCGATGTATTCAAAATGCGGTCTTCTGAATGACAGTGTTTCAGTGTTTGAGAGAATGGTAAACATGGATACAGTAGCCTGGAATGCGATTATTGTGGCACACGCATATGCTGGCTCAGCTATTGAAGCCCTGAATCTTTTTCATCGTATGGTTCAGTATGGATTTAAACCAGATAATGTGACATTTCTTGGTCTTTTGGTTGCTTGTTCTCATTCAGGTATGGTTGATGAGGGCTTGAATTACTTTATGTCTATGGAGAGAGACTGGAATCTGATCCCAAAGGCAGAACATTTTGCTTGCATGATTGATCTTCTTGGAAGATCAGGATATCTGTTTGAAGCTTACGAACTAGTAAAACAATTACCTGCAGATCTCCCAACATACACCTGGGAAACATTACTAAGTTCCTGTAGGGTTCATAACAATTATGAACTAGCTGAGAGTGTAATGCAGAATCTTTCTTGTATGAAACGTCCAAATGCAGGAACAGGTGTACTTTTGTCCAATATGTATGCTGCAAGAGGGATGTGGAATGATACAGATATTATCAGAATGTCACTGGAACATAATGGATTAAAGAAAGAATTAGCCTGTAGTTGGATCGAAATGAAAGGTCAGATTTATCGTTTTGTGTACAGGGACAAGTCTCATCCACAAGCGGAGTACATAAAGGAGTTGGAATCTCTCTCTGTAGTTATGAAGGAGCCTGCCCTAAGAATTTACTGA
- the LOC141724271 gene encoding uncharacterized protein LOC141724271: protein MPSPPIPCPISTPERSRKCLSLNSPDFIFLEQLSPQSSITSAKGTTWSKEFLKGRKSSELTEASLVEINRRNAVVEKNSASSSPYYKGLTDFTLDINKEKLPALGIHHAASPFGTSAENTTWSKKGKILVRKKKSEESFEEFSRRSLVSEERRYSTSSSPYYKGLTDFTLDIKKEKFQVLGTQEEPPALSKTNPLLEAETTGCKNEKKALNEDAVVVEKRHKATTPRYEGLTDFSSDINKEKMPATEFYEANCSEKSIFLTDQPLQSSTITECITGSKKIVTPCPDMQFLELHKESIIEYIQGNTVLQDKNHTVSSPYYKGLTDFTLDINKEKSPTIEIHEATSASTKPDRPPSDQSSELSATSKVSSWSKKATRFLTRKKGSSGLTEEGLEEFNRRNAILEEKRYSTSSPYYRGLTDFSLDINKEKVPVIEIHERASVTSSNRSSFVVRMQQLGTFCFFFKNKEKKDILSSSSSSQSRTWKDIDLGKEVKSSSTKRNTTHYSSNVGKPVRERELQKDHAPPQLLPTSRLQPPRTPRVVEAAKTSESKKTNVMEQSDTEEKEKPLQISQLEQISESEKSYPTQQNDTEETSTLATTSETIMSDATEQSDTDEKRKSFTWADNYRPYTLTDFLCNRETALELKSAANSEQCCHYIFEGKPGVGKRTMIWALLREAFGADKVQSRKECKEFGLKGEAVKSIQVNVKQSSQHVEVNLSELKGYEKHVIVELMKEKSTRLSDNVLPCTIANCRAIILYEADKLSADALIYIRWLLERYRGCNKVFFCCNDISKLHPIKHLCRVVKLLPPSTQEIMEVLKFVAKQEGIELSDKLAEKFADNSKNNLRQALRSFEATWRSNPELLEDQEIMTGWEDAIAKVASDILKEQSPQQLYAIRGKLQSLVEHNVSPTFIFQTLIGELKRHLEESLQMQIDKLYKDYNGDDYGNHRFGFPPNETKGLADKHNDFRRTVQQFMKIEEFIAKFMSWYKNLDVKLKPWT, encoded by the exons ATGCCGAGCCCGCCAATACCATGTCCCATATCTACTCCCGAAAGATCCAGAAAATGTCTCTCCCTCAATAGCCCTGATTTTATTTTCCTTGAACAACTGTCACCGCAATCTAGCATAACCTCAGCTAAAGGAACCACTTGGTCCAAGGAATTCTTAAAAGGAAGGAAGTCATCAGAATTGACCGAAGCAAGTCTAGTCGAGATCAACAGAAGGAATGCAGTAGTTGAGAAGAATTCCGCTAGTAGTAGTCCTTATTACAAAGGCCTCACAGACTTTACCCTAGACATTAATAAAGAAAAACTTCCAGCTTTAGGAATTCATCATGCAGCTTCCCCGTTTGGCACATCAGCAGAAAATACAACCTGGTCCAAGAAAGGCAAAATCTTGGTACGCAAAAAAAAGTCAGAGGAAAGCTTTGAGGAATTTAGCAGAAGGAGCCTCGTCTCTGAGGAGAGAAGATATTCCACTTCTAGCAGCCCTTACTACAAAGGGCTCACTGATTTCACTCTAGATATTAAAAAAGAAAAATTTCAGGTGCTCGGCACTCAGGAGGAACCTCCTGCGCTTTCCAAGACGAACCCTTTACTGGAAGCAGAAACCACTGGATGCAAGAATGAGAAAAAAGCTCTAAATGAAGATGCGGTTGTGGTGGAAAAGAGGCACAAAGCTACTACTCCTCGCTATGAAGGGCTCACTGATTTCAGTTCAGATATTAACAAAGAAAAAATGCCAGCAACCGAGTTCTATGAGGCAAACTGCTCTGAGAAAAGCATTTTCCTGACAGACCAACCATTGCAATCAAGCACCATAACGGAATGCATTACCGGGTCAAAGAAAATTGTCACACCTTGTCCAGATATGCAATTTTTGGAACTACATAAAGAAAGTATTATTGAATATATCCAGGGAAATACAGTTCTACAGGATAAAAATCATACTGTCAGCAGTCCCTACTATAAAGGACTCACTGATTTCACCCTAGACATCAATAAAGAAAAAAGTCCAACTATTGAGATCCACGAGGCAACTTCTGCTTCTACTAAGCCTGATCGTCCCCCATCTGACCAATCCTCAGAGCTCAGTGCCACAAGCAAAGTATCTAGCTGGTCCAAAAAGGCCACCAGATTCTTAACAAGAAAGAAGGGCTCATCAGGTTTGACAGAAGAAGGCCTTGAGGAATTTAACAGAAGGAATGCAATTTTAGAGGAGAAGAGGTATAGTACTAGTAGTCCTTATTATAGAGGGCTAACCGACTTTTCCCTGGATATTAATAAAGAGAAAGTTCCCGTCATCGAGATCCATGAGAGAGCTTCTGTTACCTCGAGTAATAGATCAAGTTTTGTTGTCAGGATGCAACAATTGGGTACATTTTGTTTTTTCTTCAAAAACAAGGAAAAGAAAGATATTTTATCTTCTTCCTCATCATCACAATCAAGAACCTGGAAGGATATAGATTTGGGGAAAGAAGTTAAAAGCAGCTCAACCAAAAGAAACACTACCCATTATTCATCTAATGTGGGGAAGCCAGTGAGGGAGAGAGAGTTACAAAAAGACCATGCACCACCACAGTTACTACCAACATCACGCCTACAACCTCCGCGAACGCCACGAGTAGTAGAGGCAGCAAAAACCTCAGAATCAAAAAAGACAAATGTGATGGAACAAAGTGACACTGAGGAGAAAGAGAAGCCACTACAAATATCACAGCTAGAACAAATATCAGAATCAGAAAAGTCATATCCCACACAACAAAATGATACTGAAGAGACAAGTACGCTGGCAACAACATCAGAAACAATAATGTCAGATGCAACAGAACAAAGTGATACCGACGAGAAAAGAAAGTCGTTCACTTGGGCAGATAATTACCGGCCCTATACTTTGACAGATTTCCTATGCAACCGAGAAACAGCCTTGGAGCTGAAGTCTGCA GCAAATTCAGAACAATGTTGTCACTACATATTTGAAGGAAAACCAGGGGTGGGAAAGCGAACCATGATATGGGCTTTGCTTCGCGAAGCCTTTGGAGCTGACAAAGTACAG TCAAGAAAAGAGTGTAAGGAGTTCGGCCTCAAG GGGGAAGCAGTTAAAAGTATCCAGGTAaatgttaagcaatcttctcaacATGTAGAAGTGAATCTTTCTGAGCTTAAAGGATATGAAAAACACGTTATAGTTGAACTTATGAAGGAGAAAAGTACCAGATTATCCGACAATGTCTTGCCATGCACTATCGCAAACTGCAGGG CTATAATTCTGTATGAAGCAGACAAATTATCTGCAGATGCCCTAATATATATTAGATGGCTATTAGAAAGGTATAGAGGATGTAATAAGGTCTTCTTTTGCTGCAATGATATCTCAAAACTCCATCCGATTAAACACCTATGCAGAGTTGTTAAGCTCCTCCCACCCTCTACCCAAGAG ATTATGGAAGTTCTCAAGTTTGTAGCAAAGCAAGAAGGCATTGAGCTTTCAGATAAGCTGGCCGAGAAATTTGCCGACAACTCCAAGAATAATCTGAGACAAGCCTTACGTTCATTTGAAGCAACCTGGAGATCTAA TCCTGAGTTACTGGAGGATCAAGAAATAATGACGGGATGGGAAGATGCTATAGCTAAGGTTGCCAGTGACATACTAAAAGAGCAAAGTCCCCAGCA GTTATATGCTATCCGAGGGAAACTGCAGAGTCTAGTAGAACACAATGTATCACCTACGTTCATTTTCCAA ACTTTAATAGGAGAACTAAAAAGGCACTTGGAAGAGTCCTTGCAGATGCAAATTGACAAACTTTACAAGGACTACAAT GGGGATGATTATGGTAATCATCGTTTTGGTTTCCCTCCGAACGAAACTAAGGGACTGGCTGATAAGCATAACGATTTTAGAAGGACTGTTCAGCAATTCATGAAAATCGAAG AGTTCATAGCAAAATTTATGAGTTGGTACAAGAATTTGGATGTGAAACTGAAGCCCTGGACGTGA